One Thermodesulfobacteriota bacterium genomic region harbors:
- the rpmA gene encoding 50S ribosomal protein L27 has translation MATKKGGGSSKNGRDSIGRRLGLKKFGGESVRAGNILVRQRGTKFHPGLHVGIGRDHTLFALKDGVVEFQTFEKTKTRINIQPKEA, from the coding sequence ATGGCAACAAAAAAAGGCGGCGGAAGTTCTAAAAACGGTAGAGACTCGATAGGCAGGAGGCTCGGCCTCAAGAAGTTCGGCGGCGAGTCGGTCAGGGCGGGGAACATACTCGTGAGGCAGCGCGGCACGAAGTTCCACCCCGGGCTCCACGTCGGAATAGGACGCGACCACACCCTCTTCGCGCTCAAGGACGGGGTCGTCGAGTTTCAGACGTTCGAAAAAACCAAGACCAGAATCAATATACAGCCCAAAGAGGCTTAG
- a CDS encoding VWA domain-containing protein has translation MTTLYRYLKWDGSQPGFDLGAEDFFSELSDYLMEGWTPDEACEWILKQGLKGQSVKVMGIDDLRSELNAWRQNSYDRFNPAKALDEIKDELGEIVSRELAHLNESLPSGSDELRERQKFLGGLDPRPGQAIESLRDYDFLDDEAADRFRALLERLEDIRKVERFIKRFGEKFTGGSHISFDDLLELIDRLEESERIERSLISGNFDDLDAGRMDWLLSGEGQRSLLLLKNFKSALEKSGFVRTRGERTELTPKGIRKLGEGALTDVFSSLKRNKIAEHETGLRGSGSARPEESKDYEFGDPFNLNIVQTLKKSLARESGGKGIKVDPEDFEVFETEYQTHAATALLLDLSWSMSFQGRFPAAKRVALALDHLIRTKYPKDDLHIIGFSTSARKLKTKELAVTTWDSNDPFTNIQEALSVAARTLSASRNTNKQIILITDGQPTAYYLDGYLQVELPMFFGGLSPRATFETLKEVKRVTGMGIRINTFMLDDSPSLRRFVDEMTRINKGRAFFTTPEHLGKYLFVDYLKRKRKVL, from the coding sequence ATGACCACCTTATACAGGTACCTCAAGTGGGACGGGAGCCAGCCCGGGTTCGACCTCGGCGCGGAGGATTTTTTCAGCGAGCTCTCGGACTACCTGATGGAGGGCTGGACCCCTGACGAGGCCTGCGAGTGGATACTGAAGCAGGGCCTCAAAGGGCAGAGCGTGAAGGTCATGGGGATAGACGACCTGCGCTCGGAGCTGAACGCGTGGAGGCAAAACTCGTACGACAGGTTCAATCCCGCGAAAGCGCTCGACGAGATAAAGGACGAGCTCGGCGAGATAGTGAGCCGGGAGCTTGCGCATTTAAACGAATCCCTTCCGTCAGGTTCGGACGAGCTTAGGGAGAGGCAAAAATTCCTGGGCGGCCTCGACCCGAGGCCGGGCCAGGCCATAGAAAGCCTGAGGGACTACGATTTCCTCGACGACGAGGCGGCGGACAGATTCAGAGCCCTTCTAGAAAGGCTCGAGGACATAAGGAAGGTCGAAAGGTTCATAAAGCGGTTCGGCGAGAAGTTCACGGGCGGGTCCCATATCTCTTTCGACGACCTGCTCGAGCTCATAGACAGGCTCGAGGAGTCCGAAAGGATCGAAAGGAGCCTCATATCCGGGAATTTTGACGACCTGGACGCGGGCCGCATGGACTGGCTCCTGAGCGGGGAAGGACAGAGGTCTCTACTCCTGCTCAAGAACTTCAAGTCGGCGCTCGAAAAATCGGGGTTCGTCAGGACGAGGGGGGAGCGTACCGAGCTCACGCCGAAAGGAATCAGGAAGTTAGGCGAAGGGGCGCTCACGGACGTCTTCTCGTCGCTAAAGCGGAATAAGATAGCCGAGCACGAGACCGGGTTGAGAGGGTCGGGCTCGGCAAGGCCCGAGGAATCGAAGGATTACGAGTTCGGGGACCCGTTCAACCTCAACATAGTGCAGACGCTGAAGAAGTCTCTCGCGAGGGAATCGGGCGGAAAGGGGATTAAGGTCGATCCGGAGGACTTCGAGGTCTTTGAGACGGAATACCAGACCCACGCCGCTACTGCGCTCCTCCTCGACCTCAGCTGGTCGATGAGCTTTCAGGGCAGGTTCCCGGCGGCGAAAAGGGTCGCGCTCGCGCTTGACCACCTCATACGGACGAAATATCCCAAGGACGACCTCCACATCATAGGGTTCTCGACGAGCGCGAGGAAGCTCAAAACGAAGGAGCTGGCCGTGACGACCTGGGACTCAAACGACCCGTTCACGAACATACAGGAGGCCCTCTCGGTCGCGGCAAGGACTTTATCGGCGTCGAGGAACACGAACAAGCAGATAATACTCATCACGGACGGCCAGCCGACGGCCTATTACCTGGACGGCTACCTCCAGGTGGAGCTGCCCATGTTCTTCGGCGGGCTCTCGCCGAGGGCTACGTTCGAGACGCTCAAGGAAGTGAAGCGCGTGACAGGGATGGGGATACGCATAAACACGTTCATGCTCGACGACAGCCCGTCGCTCAGGCGCTTCGTCGACGAGATGACGCGGATAAACAAGGGGCGCGCCTTCTTCACCACCCCCGAGCACCTGGGGAAGTACCTCTTCGTCGATTACTTGAAGCGGAAGAGGAAGGTGCTGTGA
- a CDS encoding GIY-YIG nuclease family protein yields the protein MNNKYYYVYILTNKNNRVLYTGVTNDLTRRVYEHKEKLVEGFTKKYNVSKLIYYEVCEDIYGAISREKQIKAGSRMKKIELINRMNKDWKDLYEEI from the coding sequence ATGAACAATAAATACTACTACGTCTATATTCTTACGAATAAGAACAATAGAGTTCTATATACAGGAGTTACAAACGACCTGACAAGAAGGGTATATGAACACAAAGAGAAGCTCGTCGAGGGCTTTACCAAAAAATACAATGTATCGAAACTCATATATTACGAAGTATGTGAGGATATCTATGGAGCGATAAGCAGGGAAAAACAGATAAAAGCCGGATCGAGGATGAAAAAGATCGAACTAATTAATAGAATGAATAAAGATTGGAAAGACTTATATGAAGAAATTTAA
- the rraA gene encoding ribonuclease E activity regulator RraA, whose translation MEYSTPDLTDLYPSLVRVAEPVFRDFGGRRSFGGEIVTIRCFEDNSLVKDNAGKPGHGKVMVVDGGGSVRKALLGDLIAETAQKNGWEGLIIYGAVRDVDAIAALGLGVKALASIPLKTERKGAGELNIPVTFAGVTFSPGEYVYADSTGIIVSAELLIMPRG comes from the coding sequence ATGGAATACTCGACCCCAGACCTCACAGACCTCTACCCCTCGCTCGTCCGGGTCGCCGAGCCCGTCTTCAGGGACTTCGGCGGCAGGCGCTCCTTCGGCGGCGAGATCGTCACCATCAGGTGCTTCGAGGACAACTCCCTCGTCAAGGACAACGCCGGCAAGCCCGGACACGGAAAGGTCATGGTTGTCGACGGCGGCGGGTCTGTCAGGAAGGCGCTTCTCGGGGACCTCATTGCGGAGACCGCACAGAAGAACGGGTGGGAGGGGCTGATTATATACGGCGCCGTACGGGACGTGGACGCCATTGCCGCGCTCGGCCTCGGCGTCAAGGCGCTCGCCTCGATCCCGCTCAAGACCGAGAGGAAGGGCGCGGGCGAGCTTAACATACCCGTAACCTTCGCGGGCGTTACCTTCAGCCCCGGCGAGTACGTCTACGCAGACAGCACGGGGATCATAGTCTCCGCCGAGCTTTTAATAATGCCGCGCGGGTGA
- the rplU gene encoding 50S ribosomal protein L21, translating into MQAVIKTGGKQYSVNKGDVIDVELLDGNPGDEVEFKEVLLVADEGGTTVGSPVVDSAVVKAKILGTKKGEKLVVFKFRRRKDFRKKTGHRQKFTSVEITDISK; encoded by the coding sequence ATGCAGGCGGTAATAAAGACCGGCGGAAAACAGTACAGCGTGAACAAGGGCGACGTGATCGACGTAGAATTGCTGGACGGAAACCCCGGCGACGAGGTGGAATTCAAGGAAGTACTGCTGGTTGCGGACGAAGGCGGCACGACAGTAGGCTCGCCCGTCGTCGACAGCGCGGTAGTCAAGGCGAAGATACTCGGCACGAAGAAGGGCGAGAAGCTCGTAGTATTCAAGTTCAGGAGAAGGAAGGACTTCAGGAAAAAGACGGGGCACCGCCAGAAGTTCACATCGGTCGAGATCACGGATATTTCAAAGTAA
- a CDS encoding methyltransferase, with protein MKDHFPIMRTAFGFWESKVLLTAVEMDLFTLLGTGSMTAKEIEKKLSLHPRGTYDFLDALVSMGFLDRDGDGPGGLYKNNETSRHYLDRNGDTYVGGILEMLNARLFKYWDDLPEALRTGQPQNEIKHSQKPLFEELYADIPRLEQFMGAMTGLSRQNFTALAQKFDFSRYRTLCDVGGAAGVLSIAVAERHRNLACTSFDLPVVEPIAKKSIERAGMSDRIKTASGDFFKDPLPKADVITMGMILHDWNLEKKKHLIRSAYEALPPKGAFIAVENIIDDARRENTFGLLMSLNMLIEFGDAFDFTGADFREWCGEAGFREFEVLHLLGPCSAAIAYK; from the coding sequence ATGAAAGACCATTTTCCCATAATGCGCACAGCCTTCGGGTTCTGGGAATCCAAGGTGCTGCTCACGGCAGTCGAGATGGACCTCTTCACGCTGCTGGGCACGGGCTCAATGACCGCAAAGGAAATCGAGAAAAAACTCTCCCTCCACCCGAGGGGGACGTACGATTTCCTGGACGCGCTCGTATCGATGGGGTTCCTCGACAGGGACGGGGACGGCCCGGGCGGGCTCTATAAAAACAACGAGACCTCGCGGCACTATCTCGACAGGAACGGCGATACGTACGTGGGCGGCATCCTCGAGATGCTGAACGCACGCCTGTTCAAATACTGGGACGACCTGCCGGAAGCTCTCAGGACCGGGCAGCCGCAGAACGAGATAAAGCACAGCCAGAAGCCCTTGTTCGAGGAGCTTTACGCGGACATCCCGCGCCTGGAGCAGTTCATGGGGGCGATGACCGGGCTCTCGCGGCAGAATTTCACAGCGCTCGCCCAGAAGTTCGACTTCTCCCGGTACAGGACCCTCTGCGACGTGGGCGGCGCTGCGGGCGTCTTATCCATCGCGGTCGCGGAAAGGCACAGGAACCTCGCGTGCACATCCTTCGACCTCCCTGTGGTCGAGCCCATCGCTAAGAAGTCGATAGAGCGGGCGGGGATGTCGGACCGCATCAAGACCGCGTCCGGCGACTTCTTCAAGGACCCGCTGCCGAAGGCAGACGTTATAACGATGGGGATGATACTCCACGACTGGAACCTCGAGAAGAAGAAACACCTGATAAGGTCTGCCTACGAAGCGCTGCCCCCGAAAGGCGCGTTCATCGCGGTCGAGAACATCATAGACGATGCCCGGCGCGAGAACACTTTCGGGCTCCTCATGTCCCTCAACATGCTCATAGAGTTCGGGGACGCGTTCGACTTCACCGGGGCCGATTTCAGGGAGTGGTGCGGGGAGGCCGGGTTCAGGGAATTCGAGGTGCTGCACCTGCTTGGCCCCTGCAGCGCGGCTATTGCGTATAAGTAG
- a CDS encoding radical SAM protein — protein MKLLLINPRFPESFWSFKWAVDNIMPGSIRTINPPLGLATLASLCPPGWEIEIVDENIETIPLNPTADIIGICGMGVQFPRQKELLRFYRNRGYYVVAGGSYASLCPEYFETLADTVIAGEAEYIWKRFCADFEKGAPGKLYKECGEVSLEDSPTPRFDLLKLDKYQAVSLQFSRGCPYRCEFCDIIVMFGRKPRVKSFEQVGRELDELRKLGVTNVFFVDDNLIGNKPVAKKLMSYLRDYQMEHNYKFLFGTEASLNIAQDDELLDLFTQANFGWVFIGIESPDEGSLKETLKFQNTRSDILGSIRHIYSYGIEVLAGFIIGFDNDTLRTFDLQYNFIQSSGIQAAMIGLLTAVPKTPLYERLEKDGRLIKDASGTDNTKLGTNLIPKQMSYEEMVNGYRDLYFRLLDDRTIADRINNKTMHMKNPLFRSTYGIAEQLRSLMRFIMNGIVPGGLPRAYHFLRTFPFTNPSMVPLVIQDWTIGISMRNYVDRHFIRVTDEEGSLARNHLATFEETFERYLNKGVLEVSLGKMRNAAHNLSISIKGMLDVDFFDHIGTHIENILQNSPSSVTLKIEELHEAERHHLHRLFERLSRYGDRIYVAVNEKLRDKVHIDSSVFNLVLEG, from the coding sequence ATGAAACTTTTACTCATTAATCCGAGATTCCCTGAAAGCTTCTGGAGCTTCAAATGGGCCGTCGACAACATAATGCCCGGGAGCATCAGGACCATAAACCCGCCCCTCGGGCTCGCCACGCTCGCCTCGCTCTGCCCGCCAGGCTGGGAAATCGAGATCGTAGACGAAAACATAGAAACAATTCCGCTTAACCCCACTGCGGACATTATTGGCATATGCGGGATGGGGGTGCAGTTCCCGAGGCAGAAGGAGCTCCTCCGGTTTTACAGGAACAGGGGCTATTACGTCGTAGCGGGCGGTAGCTACGCCTCGCTCTGCCCCGAATACTTCGAGACCCTCGCCGACACTGTAATCGCGGGAGAGGCGGAATACATATGGAAAAGGTTCTGCGCCGACTTCGAGAAAGGCGCGCCGGGGAAGCTATACAAGGAATGCGGAGAGGTATCGCTCGAAGACTCTCCCACGCCACGCTTCGACCTCCTCAAGCTCGACAAATACCAGGCGGTGAGCCTCCAGTTCTCGAGGGGGTGCCCGTACCGCTGCGAGTTCTGCGACATCATAGTCATGTTCGGAAGGAAACCCAGGGTGAAGTCGTTCGAGCAGGTGGGGAGGGAGCTCGACGAGCTCCGGAAACTTGGAGTCACAAACGTCTTTTTCGTCGACGACAACCTGATAGGCAACAAGCCCGTCGCGAAAAAGCTCATGTCATATCTGAGGGACTATCAGATGGAGCACAATTACAAATTCCTCTTCGGCACGGAGGCGTCACTCAACATCGCCCAGGACGACGAGCTCCTCGACCTCTTCACGCAGGCCAACTTCGGCTGGGTGTTCATAGGCATAGAGTCCCCGGACGAGGGGAGCCTCAAAGAGACCCTCAAGTTCCAGAACACGAGGTCCGACATACTCGGCTCCATCAGGCACATATACTCATACGGCATAGAGGTGCTGGCGGGCTTCATAATAGGATTCGACAACGACACGCTCCGCACGTTCGACCTGCAATACAACTTCATACAGAGCTCCGGCATACAGGCCGCGATGATCGGCCTCCTCACCGCAGTGCCCAAGACGCCTCTTTACGAGAGGCTCGAGAAAGACGGGCGTCTGATTAAAGACGCGAGCGGGACAGACAACACCAAGCTCGGCACGAACCTCATACCGAAGCAGATGTCCTACGAGGAGATGGTGAACGGCTACCGCGACCTGTACTTCAGGCTCCTCGACGACCGCACCATCGCGGACAGGATCAACAACAAGACAATGCACATGAAGAACCCGCTATTCAGGAGCACCTACGGCATAGCCGAACAGTTACGCTCGCTCATGAGGTTCATTATGAACGGCATAGTACCGGGCGGCCTCCCGAGGGCCTATCACTTCCTGAGGACTTTCCCTTTCACTAACCCCTCAATGGTCCCTCTCGTCATACAGGACTGGACCATAGGGATATCGATGAGGAACTACGTAGACCGCCATTTCATAAGGGTCACGGACGAAGAAGGGAGCCTCGCCAGGAACCACCTCGCCACGTTCGAAGAGACGTTCGAGCGCTACCTCAACAAGGGCGTGCTTGAGGTGTCGCTGGGTAAAATGAGGAACGCAGCGCACAACCTGTCGATCTCGATAAAGGGGATGCTCGACGTCGATTTCTTCGACCACATCGGGACGCACATTGAAAATATACTCCAGAATTCGCCCTCGTCGGTAACGCTCAAGATCGAGGAGCTGCACGAGGCGGAGCGCCACCACCTACACAGGCTCTTCGAGCGGCTCTCCCGATACGGGGACAGGATCTACGTCGCCGTGAACGAGAAACTCCGCGACAAGGTGCACATCGATTCCTCAGTGTTCAACCTGGTGCTGGAAGGGTGA
- the mtaB gene encoding tRNA (N(6)-L-threonylcarbamoyladenosine(37)-C(2))-methylthiotransferase MtaB: MDQRGAPPVKSISVVTLGCKVNQYDTAAILNRLPKSKYVRVPFPEKADVYVIDTCTVTHKADAEARHYIHRARRANPEGVVVVTGCYAQVSADEIKDITDADYVIGNSHKFSELLRVIREGETQSEPKLYISDIFREKKKGFETPGIEFFPGRTRAFLKVQDGCNYACTFCIIPRARGRSRSLSIDEILRRMEKLAEAGYKEIVLTGVHIASYGRDIGSSFGELVRAIEREKIVRRVRLTSLDPADTEPSLIEFIAGSETICPQFHIALQSGDAGVLKRMRRRYAPDSFLAITNLIRETMPDAAIGSDIMVGFPGETEEEFVNTYETAGQSALTYFHVFPYSKRRSTPAASMPGQVPPGTIKERSARLRELGLRKKAEFYGRFIGRTLPVLVEKGGKGTTPNYIPVRLTGGEHEPGEEIEAVITGISAGEALASPIRAAS, from the coding sequence ATGGATCAGAGAGGTGCTCCCCCAGTGAAGAGCATCTCCGTCGTGACCCTCGGCTGCAAGGTGAACCAGTACGATACGGCCGCTATCCTAAACAGGCTCCCCAAGAGCAAGTACGTGAGGGTCCCTTTCCCCGAAAAGGCGGACGTTTACGTGATAGACACGTGCACGGTGACGCACAAGGCCGACGCCGAGGCGAGGCATTACATACACAGGGCGCGCAGGGCCAACCCGGAAGGGGTCGTCGTCGTAACGGGCTGCTACGCACAGGTATCGGCTGACGAGATAAAGGATATTACCGACGCCGATTACGTCATAGGCAACTCGCACAAGTTCTCGGAGCTCCTGAGAGTCATAAGGGAGGGGGAGACCCAGAGCGAGCCGAAACTCTACATTTCCGACATATTCAGGGAGAAGAAAAAGGGGTTCGAGACGCCGGGCATAGAGTTTTTCCCCGGAAGGACAAGGGCGTTTTTAAAGGTGCAGGACGGCTGCAACTACGCATGCACATTCTGCATAATACCTCGGGCGAGGGGCAGGTCGAGGAGCTTGTCCATAGACGAGATACTCCGCAGGATGGAGAAGCTCGCAGAGGCCGGGTATAAAGAGATAGTCCTCACCGGAGTCCACATAGCGAGCTACGGGAGGGACATAGGCTCGAGCTTCGGGGAGCTGGTCCGGGCGATAGAGCGGGAGAAGATAGTGAGGCGCGTGAGGCTCACCTCTCTCGACCCGGCCGATACGGAGCCTTCGCTCATCGAGTTCATCGCCGGGTCAGAGACCATATGCCCTCAATTCCACATCGCGCTCCAGAGCGGGGACGCCGGTGTATTGAAAAGGATGAGGAGGCGCTACGCCCCCGACAGCTTCCTCGCAATTACGAACCTCATCCGGGAGACTATGCCCGACGCGGCCATAGGCTCGGACATAATGGTCGGTTTCCCCGGAGAGACGGAAGAGGAATTCGTGAACACGTACGAGACCGCAGGGCAGTCGGCGCTCACTTACTTCCATGTATTCCCGTATTCGAAACGGAGGTCCACGCCCGCAGCGTCCATGCCCGGACAGGTGCCGCCGGGGACGATAAAGGAAAGGAGCGCGCGGCTCCGGGAGCTCGGACTCAGAAAGAAAGCCGAATTCTACGGCCGTTTCATAGGACGCACGCTCCCCGTGCTCGTAGAGAAGGGAGGGAAGGGCACGACTCCCAACTACATACCCGTAAGGCTTACGGGCGGTGAGCACGAGCCGGGGGAAGAAATTGAAGCCGTGATCACCGGCATATCGGCCGGGGAGGCATTGGCATCTCCTATCCGGGCGGCCTCCTGA
- the mnmA gene encoding tRNA 2-thiouridine(34) synthase MnmA: protein MDRKRIVVAMSGGVDSTTAAALLKKEGHDVIGITMQLLEYGEAEGGCCSLDQVVDARRAASSLGFPHYVVNFTEEFDRYVLTDYVDKYMSGKTPIPCVLCNKHVKFDLLLQKALDLGADYLATGHYAKIERDAGGRLSLRKAADESKDQTYFLYTLTQKELSRLMFPLGDMTKDEVRDIAKGFGLRQAEKPDSTGVCFVPDGNYRDYLTARSAFTEAKGDILNSRGDVLGTHKGVFSFTVGQRRGLGIAAGKPMYVTRIDPGANRVYVGEKDELYGMKLVAENITWVDNAYIDNMLDGIIEVKAKVRYRHPESAATLRMWGPSGGMVEFKDPQRAITPGQAVVFYSGDRVLGGGWIREVLPQ from the coding sequence ATGGACAGAAAGCGCATAGTCGTCGCCATGAGCGGCGGCGTAGACAGCACCACTGCAGCGGCGCTTCTCAAAAAGGAAGGCCACGACGTCATAGGCATTACCATGCAGCTTCTGGAGTATGGAGAAGCGGAAGGGGGGTGCTGCTCCCTCGACCAGGTCGTGGACGCGAGGAGGGCGGCTTCCTCTCTCGGATTCCCCCATTACGTCGTCAACTTCACGGAGGAGTTCGATAGATACGTCCTCACAGATTACGTGGACAAGTACATGTCGGGCAAGACCCCCATCCCGTGCGTGCTCTGCAACAAGCACGTAAAGTTCGACCTCCTTCTGCAGAAGGCTCTCGACCTCGGGGCGGATTACCTGGCGACAGGGCATTACGCGAAGATAGAAAGGGACGCCGGAGGACGGCTCTCGCTCAGGAAGGCAGCGGACGAATCGAAGGACCAGACCTATTTCCTCTACACGCTTACACAAAAAGAGCTCTCCCGCCTGATGTTTCCCCTCGGGGACATGACCAAGGACGAGGTCAGGGATATAGCCAAGGGCTTCGGGCTCAGGCAGGCGGAAAAGCCCGACAGCACGGGAGTCTGCTTCGTCCCTGACGGGAATTACAGGGATTATCTCACTGCCAGGTCCGCATTCACCGAAGCGAAGGGCGATATATTGAACTCCAGGGGCGACGTGCTCGGGACGCATAAAGGCGTCTTCTCCTTCACGGTCGGGCAGAGGAGGGGCCTCGGCATAGCCGCCGGCAAGCCAATGTACGTCACCCGCATAGATCCCGGCGCAAACCGGGTCTACGTCGGGGAGAAAGACGAGCTCTACGGGATGAAACTCGTTGCCGAAAATATAACATGGGTAGATAATGCATATATCGACAATATGTTAGACGGTATAATTGAAGTAAAGGCGAAGGTCAGGTACAGGCACCCCGAGAGTGCTGCTACACTCAGGATGTGGGGCCCGTCCGGGGGCATGGTCGAGTTCAAAGACCCCCAGAGGGCCATCACCCCCGGCCAGGCGGTCGTGTTCTACAGCGGAGACAGGGTGCTCGGCGGCGGATGGATCAGAGAGGTGCTCCCCCAGTGA
- a CDS encoding FAD-dependent oxidoreductase → MKTRVLILGAGFGGLELATLLSETFGDEVDVTLIDKSGHFIFGYSKLDVMFGLKEPDAVRLPYSRFVKPGVRFLQQTITSIDPDARRVTTDAGSYESDFLIVALGADYDLDATPGLAEEGSEFYSVAGSERLRRALQNFSKGSAIIGVSAAPFKCPPAPSECALLLHDYLTERGVRGKCEITLVLPFGSPVPPSPDTSRALVAAFAERGIRFVPGRRVASLDPGRRSAVLDDGSELPYELYLGVPRHRAPEVVESSGMAENGWVPVNPRTLETRFAGVYAIGDIANTGTPKAGVFAEGAARAVAASLTAHIRGGVQPGGYNGAGSCYIEFGGGRIGRVDVDFFSGPSPTGTYHEPSVALRSEKEHFGSSRRARWFGL, encoded by the coding sequence ATGAAGACGCGCGTCCTGATTCTTGGAGCGGGTTTCGGAGGCCTCGAGCTCGCCACTCTGCTGTCGGAGACGTTCGGAGATGAGGTCGATGTGACCCTCATCGACAAGAGCGGCCACTTTATTTTCGGCTATTCGAAGCTCGACGTGATGTTCGGACTGAAGGAGCCTGATGCGGTCCGCCTGCCTTACAGCAGATTCGTAAAACCCGGCGTACGCTTTCTCCAGCAGACGATTACGTCGATCGATCCGGACGCGCGGCGCGTCACGACAGACGCCGGCAGCTATGAGTCCGATTTCCTGATCGTTGCGCTCGGAGCAGACTATGACCTCGACGCCACACCGGGACTGGCCGAGGAGGGGAGCGAGTTTTACTCCGTGGCCGGGTCGGAGCGGCTGCGGCGTGCGCTTCAAAATTTCTCGAAGGGCAGCGCAATCATCGGCGTTTCCGCAGCGCCGTTCAAGTGCCCGCCAGCCCCCAGCGAATGCGCGCTTCTTCTGCACGATTATCTTACGGAAAGGGGAGTCCGCGGCAAATGCGAAATCACGCTGGTGCTCCCGTTCGGGAGCCCGGTGCCGCCGTCGCCGGATACTTCCAGGGCCCTCGTCGCAGCCTTTGCGGAGCGCGGCATCAGGTTCGTCCCAGGACGCCGCGTCGCGTCGCTCGACCCCGGACGAAGGTCCGCGGTGCTTGACGACGGCAGCGAGCTGCCCTACGAACTGTACCTGGGCGTGCCCAGGCACCGCGCGCCTGAGGTCGTCGAGTCGAGCGGCATGGCCGAGAACGGCTGGGTCCCTGTAAACCCGAGGACGCTCGAAACACGGTTCGCCGGGGTCTACGCGATTGGCGACATTGCTAATACCGGGACGCCCAAGGCAGGCGTTTTCGCGGAGGGGGCGGCACGCGCCGTCGCGGCTTCGCTGACCGCGCACATAAGGGGAGGCGTGCAGCCCGGCGGTTACAACGGCGCGGGCTCATGCTACATCGAGTTCGGCGGCGGACGGATAGGGCGTGTGGACGTGGATTTCTTCTCGGGGCCTTCGCCTACGGGCACCTACCACGAGCCTTCAGTCGCCTTGCGGTCAGAGAAAGAGCATTTCGGTTCCAGCCGGCGCGCCCGCTGGTTCGGCCTGTGA
- a CDS encoding metallophosphoesterase: MNKRLIPLLLLLIFALTSCQVGPSTGKELAAADWYVPDETLTVWALSDTHIKYEGSTKPFRNAVADINENVPDVDMAFNAGDVVHFPREVSYDLYIEAREKSYIREWHEIIGNHDYKTDKGQIFQAKLKEKPHYTVEKGNILFIFMSNEDRGKATVISDETFEWWKDLVINNQDKIIVTVTHAPLKGSGITFSGLKARQITDSKRFREVLREYKVDLWFSGHLHMPQELFGMIVKQKKLNGTVFIEISSIRPDLGGIKEPQSRVLTFACGSDKMLVRSRNHERRFFTPGLDKVITLSKPYECD, encoded by the coding sequence ATGAATAAACGTCTAATACCCTTGCTTCTCCTTCTCATATTCGCGCTCACGTCATGCCAGGTAGGGCCATCGACGGGCAAGGAGCTCGCCGCCGCAGACTGGTACGTCCCCGACGAAACGCTTACGGTCTGGGCGCTCTCAGACACGCATATCAAGTACGAGGGGAGCACAAAGCCGTTTAGAAATGCGGTCGCGGACATCAACGAGAACGTCCCGGACGTAGACATGGCTTTCAACGCCGGAGACGTAGTCCATTTTCCGAGAGAGGTGAGCTACGACCTGTACATCGAGGCAAGGGAGAAGTCCTATATCAGGGAATGGCACGAGATAATAGGGAACCACGACTACAAGACGGACAAGGGGCAAATATTCCAGGCGAAGCTCAAGGAGAAACCGCATTACACCGTAGAGAAGGGGAACATACTGTTTATCTTCATGTCGAACGAGGACAGGGGCAAGGCAACTGTGATATCGGACGAGACGTTCGAGTGGTGGAAGGACCTCGTCATAAACAACCAGGACAAGATAATCGTAACGGTCACTCACGCGCCGCTCAAGGGGAGCGGCATTACGTTTTCGGGGCTTAAGGCGAGGCAGATAACGGACTCGAAAAGGTTCAGGGAAGTGCTCAGGGAATACAAGGTCGATCTCTGGTTCTCGGGGCACCTCCACATGCCGCAGGAGCTCTTCGGCATGATAGTGAAGCAGAAAAAACTGAACGGCACGGTTTTTATCGAGATATCGTCCATACGCCCCGACCTGGGCGGCATAAAGGAGCCCCAGTCGAGGGTGTTGACCTTCGCCTGCGGCTCGGACAAGATGCTCGTCCGGTCGCGGAACCACGAGCGCCGCTTCTTCACCCCCGGCCTCGATAAGGTCATCACGCTCTCGAAGCCGTATGAGTGCGATTGA